ACGTTTACCTGTAGCAGAAAAGTACAATGCCATTGAGGAAATCGATTTACTTGAAGTTGACGCCATCACGAAATTGCCTGTTACAGTGGATCAATTAAGCAAAGCAACTGAAAGAGATGAGCaagttaaaactttaataaaggCATTGTAGTTCGGGAGGGAATGTGATTCCAAGGACAGATTTGGAATTAATCAAACCGAATTTGCGATGCAGCAGGGGTGTTTAATGAgaaacatacgagtatatgtaccGAAGGAGTTAAGAGCACGAGTCTTAGCCGAATTACACTCTTCTCATTTTGGAATGACCAAAATGAAAACACTGGCCAGAGGATATTGCTGGTGGCAAAATATGGATCGTGATATCGAGCAAATGGTGATGAACTGCACAGACTGTCAACTTACACGACcagaagcaaacaaaattcaacccACACATTTCTGGGAAATGCCGGGAAAGCCGTTTGAGCGGGTACATGCAGATTTCGCTGGTCCATTTAGAggtaattacttttttattctaGTTGATGCCTTCACTAAGTGGCCAGAGGTGCACGTAATCCCAAATTTGACTACAGAAATAACGATACAAAAATGTCGAGAAATTTTCAGTACATTTGGCTTACCGAAAATATTTGTTAGCGATTGGGGATCACAGTTCATGGCGGATAGTTTTcagagatttttgaaaaacaatggcATTCAGCACAAGCAAGGTGCTCAATACCACCCATCGACAAATGGTCTTGCCGAACGTTATGTGcaaacctttaaaaacaaacttaaagcaATTAATTGTAACAAAAAGTTAATAAGTCAAGaattatcaaacattttattcgaTTACAGACGTGCTATACATCCAGCTACTGGGAAATCTCCATCAATGCTCATGTTTGGACATCAAATAAGATCGCGCCTGGACTTAATGCTAccagttgaaaacaaaatacatcgAAATAATTTCAATGAGAACATCAAAcccaaatttgtattaaatgaaAGGGTTGCAGTGCGAGATTATTTATCAGCAGTTAAATGGAAATTCGGTAAAGTGATTGAAATAGTCGGACAATTACATTTCATGGTGAAGTTAGATGATGGGCGAATCTGGAAAAGGCATACCGATCAAATGCGCAAGGTTGGTGAAGAGGTGAGATCTAGAGAACTATTTATATGCAACAAAGAAAATGATATCATTGAGGAGGAGAACGAAGGTCCAAGTACATCAATGGAATTACCAATTAAACCACAAAGAACCACTAGTATAGCAACAGAGACAACGGAGGTGCCAATAGTTTCTGAGGCAGGCGATGAACCGGCAGCGGATGCAGGAGGTTCAGGTAAGGAAAATAATCAGGAAGTGTTAAGACAATCAGAGAGACAAAGAAGGAAACCGGATAAATGGGGTTACGAGAAGATGTAACTGTAATAGAATTACAGCCTTCATTCATCCACTCATTAgtataaaacaatattactttaaggaaattgtattaaagtattttaaatttgttttggattttatattttatatctaatattgaatttgtttgtaaacttaaaacaaaacataaaatctcCTTGAGGGGAAGAGCTGTTATATCGTGTCAATTATGATTCTCTTTCTCCAAACTCTCAATTGTCAAATACCTAAGTTACTTTATGTATTCAGTCTGTTAATAACCTTTGAGCAATCAacacttaaataatttaatatgaaatattaaataaataactaaagtcCAAGGATTACTGTATATTATTTGAGTAACGATACAATAGTTACATTTTGCtgtctttttgaaatattcatgGAAAAGCTGGTCGCATAACTTTAAGTGCTTTGCTAAGTTTTTAGTTTGAACGATAGCTGCACTTgaaccttaacaaaaatttgttcaataatacgaatgtttgtaaaaaaagaattgtacaaATTTGATACATATTAACTGGAGAAAATCAAACTACTTTTGATGTTGCTTTATCATTGATGACTCGAATGTGTGAAAGTTTGTTAGAGaaacttttgatatttattaataaattcttaaagGTTTGAAACACTTCTGGCCGTAAaccccgtgttttgttggaaaatctataaaAAGTATAGCacgattttacacgaataacaaaacatatccatagtatgaatactaccgataaaagttaaagaaaaatcttactacggatggatttttgacatttataagagtctcgaatggatcttatgtgatttcgtgcTCAagtgttggtacgattgatattgcatttgtatctcgatggccttgttcgttgagtagttgtgcatttggaatcatgtgtttttcatcagggaaaaaaatcaatcttttactgttgatattctttattttgcaagaaaaaacaatagaaaaaataattaagttttgctatgtttccaccaaaagtttttcaactcgattcagttaaataaataattgagacGAGCTTTAATCTCGAttcaataccacatgttaatgttgtggtctacgaacaaacccctttcttgaagtttttattttatgtcaaagctgcaattgttaaattaactatttttatagaatctaaATTTCCAGATggtttcttaccatttcttcttgaaaattgtccatttcattacttttttttattgaagttaatttcaactttcgattttcacaaaactttcttctatttgtgtgtttttttgtattattattctgacggATCTTCCtacagttgtaccaattttcaaatacaaaaatctggctacttccgatgcgttttcttggtaATTTTCTACTTCACTATTGATAGAATTCCAAAAATActgatatttttgaatatccTAAAAACTAGTCATAAAGGTAACAGGTTATCTTATTGGCGGTTCCAAAAGTTGAAAAGTTTtgagttgaaagtctgacatttacgaaaacgGATCGCTTGAATATCGCATcacgtaatttctcgtcgtggcgatatcaactggccaccaagatcattcgATTTGACAGTGCAGTACTTATTTTTGTGAGGCAACGTGAAGGATCGTCTTTATGCCTATAAACCTTTAGCTCTTGTGCACCAACACTCGTCAAGTTAtagctgagataccgcccaatatgtgtcaaaaagtcgtcgaaaattacttcaaaagaatAGATGCTTGCAAtaattcgcgtggtggtcatttaaatgatgtagtattTTACTCATAATGAAAACGTTCAttctttacaacaaaaaaaagtatcatgaacaaaacatatttaatttgtatttatttacgtttacttttaataccgcaaaatggataaccctgcaTAAAAGATTTTGAAGTTTTGGGTTTATCACAAATTTGCTTCAGATGCCAATATTAAtaatatgatttgaaaataatgatGGTTCACTGGTTCTTTGAATTGAAGAGTAAAATTTGAACATTTGCTTAAAAGTATTTgttatgaacaaataaaaaattagaaaagagTCTTCGGGTAAACATGATATATTGAATCTAGTGCAAACAAAGCACAAAATATAATCAAACACAaccttaatatttatttcttttggcaCTGCTTAATGGCTTAATCACAAACactcttcagcttcggcttcacctgacgtttacgagtttagccatagaaattcaatgcatgctattacAATGGAGCTTCGGCCTcaagttttgtttgacaatcttaaggaaaagaacgtaatgtgactccaaacggaagctctagttcaattatttaaacattggctttgtctgacagctcaacagctgtaaagaaatgtcaacaaacaaaatatttgctctttggagggatgaaataatataaatgtcattcaaagcaacctcaaagcaggcccaccgtaatcagacgaagccgaagctgaagcgtgtttgtgattcagccataactgccttcaatttttcaaaatcggaAGCTCTATCTTCATTTGTGCACTAATCAGTTGTTGTTAACTGTTGTCAGTCTAAGTTTTTGTGATGTAGAGTATTCATTTACCATAAACACGTCTTATATAGTATTAAAGGCTGTTTGAATAACTGTCATTTTTGAAGCTGTCACATTTGTTTACCATTTGACAGGTGCTATTGCTGAAAATGGAACAATCCACGCTTTAACAACGCattgaacttttcaaaattcactacaaaaatggtaacTTTTTTGCAGTCAAACTAGGAGTTCACAGTTTAGGTATCAAGAAAATGTCTCCGTTTGAACATATAGCAAACCAAAACAATTCTCTCCAcactatatataaaatatagaagtccctattttattttagaaacaaaCAGAACTCTTAACGGTGCATAAgaatcaaaagaaaatgaagTTTTAGTAAGTATctacttaattaaatttatggATAAcctaaagatattttatttcccATATACACATACGTCACAATATAACACTTGATTCTGACATTTATCCAACTGCTAAACCTCAGGTGACATTTCGAATTGAAATTCACCCCAATTCTCCACACACATTCGGATTTATACGAGTTTACGTTCATACGTACAAGAAAACTCCACCTACATGTATCTTAAGAATTCACTAAGTAGTGCCGCAAATCGCTCACAGCTCTCCGCTTACCGCTCACTGCGAAAACGAATGCGGCAGCCATGTTTATGCCCTACGTAAACACATTTTCACCATGCCTTCACCCTCAGTATAAAACTGCGTATATCTCCTCTCTCTGGTAGGTTTGTATAGCTGCGAGCAGATTGCGGTTAGATTGTTTGGAAATAATAATGTGTCGTttgttgaatattaaaaaaattgcttcGATGGacaggaaaaagaaaaaaaaaatataacaaaaaataaagaaaagaaataaaaatctaactcAGACGACGAGACAAGAATCCCCAATGGCACGTAATTCAGCACGAACGCTCATAAATTTACTCTGGAATGGCATTATACTGATGGGACGGGGGAGGGGCGATTCTCATTCTATATAACTGAGCCGAACTGACGATGGAAAGGTAAATGCCCAACAACCCCGCATTATGGCTTGCCTAAAACACTTTTGTCTTTTTTGGGGGGGCTCTGATGGAGTTGGAGTGTGACATCACTCATCACCTTTGCCATTGCCATCATCATGATGATGGTTCTGGTTGAGAGAGATCTAGAGAATTTCCAATATACTCGTAGGTAACTACTTCGAATACGTCAGTCAGTTGAGTCGACTGGTTGTCATTTTGTTGATGTAACGGAACTCTTGGAACTCTTTGACATTTGGATATAAATTCCATTTTGTACAGAGTGCGATGCGAGACAAACGTCAACCATAAGAACGAAGACAAGTTAAAGTCCATATAGGCATGGCATGCGTTAACTAATTCATTTGTTTGTTGATGATTGTTAGGGTTTTTAAGTTCAAATGCGTATAAGGGGGTCTAATGGACTTTGTGAATTCGAATTCCATGTATACATAACATGTTTGTCCTTAAAGAGATGACAGATTTAAGGaaacagctttaaaaaataaagaatattgtAGGTATACTTTGAAGAAAATGCTTTTACGATTTTGGAAaccaagaaaatcaattttttgacagttcagaCTTCAG
This window of the Eupeodes corollae chromosome 3, idEupCoro1.1, whole genome shotgun sequence genome carries:
- the LOC129949231 gene encoding uncharacterized protein K02A2.6-like, with the protein product MKTLARGYCWWQNMDRDIEQMVMNCTDCQLTRPEANKIQPTHFWEMPGKPFERVHADFAGPFRGNYFFILVDAFTKWPEVHVIPNLTTEITIQKCREIFSTFGLPKIFVSDWGSQFMADSFQRFLKNNGIQHKQGAQYHPSTNGLAERYVQTFKNKLKAINCNKKLISQELSNILFDYRRAIHPATGKSPSMLMFGHQIRSRLDLMLPVENKIHRNNFNENIKPKFVLNERVAVRDYLSAVKWKFGKVIEIVGQLHFMVKLDDGRIWKRHTDQMRKVGEEVRSRELFICNKENDIIEEENEGPSTSMELPIKPQRTTSIATETTEVPIVSEAGDEPAADAGGSGKENNQEVLRQSERQRRKPDKWGYEKM